In Colwellia sp. PAMC 20917, a single genomic region encodes these proteins:
- a CDS encoding NAD(P)/FAD-dependent oxidoreductase, whose amino-acid sequence MKHIAIIGSGISGLTAAYLLSKKHQVTVFEKNDKIGGHTATVDVEIANETFAIDTGFIVFNNKTYPNYLALLSEIGIGKQATEMSFSVHNCQTGLEYNGHNLDTLFAQRRNIFNPKFWFLVKEILRFNKLCKSIYQHNDYQEGLTLGKFLTDNNFSAFFAEHYILPMAAAIWSSSLAQMEDVEFKFFVQFFHNHGLLNIADRPQWYVIPKGSRSYLTPLCAPFKDNIILNADISGITRSNDKVHLHFNERASETFDEVVIACHSDEALALLNDATDNENSILSAMPYSANSVILHTDKTLLPDREKAWASWNYQLSQDRSKAASVTYNMNILQGIESQHTFCVTLNQKEDIDPKKILREFTYHHPIFSADSITAQKSRSLICGVDHTHFAGAYWHNGFHEDGVRSAVEVANKFECYIAATVKG is encoded by the coding sequence ATGAAGCACATTGCTATTATTGGCTCTGGTATCTCTGGTTTAACCGCGGCTTATTTACTCTCAAAAAAGCACCAGGTAACTGTCTTTGAAAAAAATGACAAAATCGGTGGTCATACCGCCACAGTAGACGTTGAAATTGCGAATGAAACTTTTGCCATAGATACAGGTTTTATTGTTTTTAACAATAAAACTTACCCTAATTACTTGGCTTTATTGTCAGAGATTGGTATTGGTAAACAAGCTACTGAGATGAGTTTTTCTGTTCACAACTGTCAAACAGGACTGGAATACAATGGCCATAACTTAGATACTTTATTTGCGCAAAGAAGAAATATATTTAATCCAAAGTTCTGGTTTCTGGTTAAAGAAATATTACGCTTCAATAAACTTTGTAAAAGTATTTATCAGCACAATGATTATCAGGAAGGGTTAACATTAGGTAAATTTTTAACTGATAATAATTTCAGCGCATTTTTTGCTGAGCATTACATTTTACCCATGGCTGCTGCTATTTGGTCAAGTTCATTAGCGCAAATGGAAGATGTTGAATTTAAGTTTTTTGTACAATTTTTCCATAACCATGGTTTACTTAATATCGCTGACAGGCCTCAATGGTACGTTATACCAAAAGGCTCTAGAAGTTACTTAACGCCATTATGTGCGCCATTTAAAGATAATATAATACTTAATGCTGATATTTCAGGGATTACGCGTAGCAACGACAAAGTTCACTTGCACTTTAACGAGCGCGCTAGTGAGACCTTTGATGAAGTTGTTATTGCCTGTCATTCAGATGAAGCCCTTGCCTTGTTAAATGATGCAACTGATAATGAAAATAGCATCCTATCTGCTATGCCTTACAGTGCCAATTCTGTGATTTTACATACCGACAAAACACTTTTACCTGATCGCGAGAAAGCGTGGGCAAGTTGGAATTACCAGCTCAGTCAAGATCGCTCTAAGGCAGCAAGTGTTACTTACAATATGAATATTTTGCAAGGCATAGAAAGTCAGCATACCTTTTGTGTGACATTAAACCAGAAAGAAGATATTGATCCGAAAAAAATATTAAGAGAATTTACCTATCACCATCCTATTTTTTCTGCTGATTCAATCACCGCTCAAAAAAGCAGATCACTCATTTGTGGTGTCGATCATACGCACTTTGCCGGAGCTTACTGGCATAATGGCTTTCATGAAGATGGTGTTAGAAGTGCTGTGGAAGTGGCTAATAAGTTTGAATGTTATATAGCAGCTACTGTTAAAGGCTAA
- a CDS encoding SDR family NAD(P)-dependent oxidoreductase — translation MAIRTVLITGATSGIGHALYEKYLAQGDNVIACGRDKSKLDKLCSKAFKTLVFDMTKPAQIESAAVDIKEIDIMILNAGDCRYIDDAKHFDGKLFSDIIATNLSSLGALLEFFLPLTNKGGQVVFVSSSATIVPFPRSEAYGASKAGMDYLANSLRLDLVAENIGVTLVHPGFIKTPLTEKNTFDMPFLLSSEEAAARIFKGVNRRANYLHFPKRLTLTLKLFSFLPASLWQSIILRK, via the coding sequence ATGGCAATTCGTACTGTTTTAATCACAGGCGCCACTTCAGGTATTGGCCACGCTTTATATGAAAAATATTTAGCGCAGGGTGACAATGTTATTGCTTGTGGACGTGATAAAAGTAAATTAGATAAGCTGTGCAGTAAGGCTTTTAAAACATTGGTATTCGATATGACCAAACCTGCCCAGATAGAGTCTGCTGCTGTTGATATCAAAGAAATCGATATCATGATATTAAATGCAGGCGACTGCCGTTACATCGACGATGCTAAGCATTTCGACGGCAAACTATTTAGTGATATTATTGCAACAAATTTATCCTCACTAGGTGCTCTTTTAGAATTTTTCTTACCGCTCACCAATAAAGGTGGGCAGGTGGTATTTGTTAGTTCAAGCGCAACAATCGTTCCTTTCCCAAGAAGTGAAGCATATGGTGCCTCAAAAGCAGGTATGGATTATTTAGCGAATAGTTTACGACTTGATCTGGTGGCTGAAAATATTGGTGTAACATTGGTACATCCTGGATTTATCAAGACGCCTCTAACAGAAAAAAACACCTTCGATATGCCGTTTCTATTATCTAGTGAAGAAGCCGCTGCACGAATTTTTAAAGGTGTTAACCGCCGAGCTAATTATTTGCACTTTCCAAAAAGGCTTACGTTGACCTTAAAGTTATTCTCTTTTTTACCTGCATCTCTTTGGCAATCAATTATTTTAAGGAAATAA
- a CDS encoding nuclear transport factor 2 family protein has product MQNNAPQDTSTTSPFWLNNFVNVYQTLSTDNLDLLSKIYHRDVIFIDPIHELKGFDNLFEYFQNLYQNLSTCDFVITNIIAEKDQAAIYWTMSYQHPKLNKGKLINVIGHSHIKGYEDKVIYHRDYLDLGAMLYEQLPVLGKLIKLIKQKAAK; this is encoded by the coding sequence ATGCAAAATAATGCCCCACAGGATACATCAACCACTTCGCCGTTTTGGTTAAATAACTTTGTTAACGTTTATCAAACTCTTTCTACCGACAACCTAGATCTTCTGTCAAAGATTTATCATCGTGATGTTATTTTTATTGACCCCATTCATGAGCTTAAAGGCTTTGATAACTTATTTGAATATTTTCAAAATTTATATCAAAATCTATCGACTTGTGATTTTGTTATTACTAATATTATTGCTGAAAAAGATCAAGCTGCTATTTATTGGACGATGTCATATCAACACCCCAAGTTGAATAAAGGTAAACTTATCAATGTAATAGGCCACTCCCATATTAAAGGTTATGAAGATAAAGTCATTTACCACCGAGATTACTTAGACCTTGGCGCAATGCTTTATGAACAATTACCTGTTTTAGGTAAGCTAATAAAATTAATTAAGCAAAAGGCGGCAAAGTAA
- the phrB gene encoding deoxyribodipyrimidine photo-lyase → MLLWFRNDLRSHDNPALQYFLKNNQDNAPLKAVFFISEQQWQQHDWSAIKIDFIKRHAIALREELLSAGIELELVDAATFEDQVSYLQARCEKENINEIVANSEVEFNEQKRDKAIVALGIKLSLFEADVIVPKGKVLNLSNQMYKVFTPFKRAWLTYVKQHSFDYLGKIATSTAKVSSADTLSDASISSGWPLVGDIEKHVLPTFFNEKISDYHDQRDIPSIKGTSGLSPYLAAGVISPRYILRTLINAYPDILIASDSQEFSWLNEIIWREFYRNLMFHEQRLSKHQCFNEKYQGVHWHYDKGLFDAWCQGKTGYPLVDAAMRQLNQTGWMHNRLRMVVASFLTKHLLIDWRLGEKYFMSQLIDGDLASNNGGWQWAASTGCDAQPYFRIFNPIRQSERFDPKGIFIRKYLPELGSVPDKNIHFPHLFIEKNKKNIYWPPVVDHKEARLKALAFYKV, encoded by the coding sequence TTGTTACTTTGGTTTCGCAATGATCTTAGAAGTCATGATAATCCCGCATTACAGTATTTTTTAAAAAACAATCAAGATAATGCTCCCCTTAAAGCCGTTTTTTTCATCTCTGAACAACAATGGCAGCAGCATGATTGGTCTGCTATAAAGATTGATTTTATAAAACGCCATGCCATAGCACTTCGCGAAGAGCTTTTGTCAGCTGGTATTGAGTTAGAATTAGTTGACGCCGCTACCTTTGAAGATCAGGTTTCATACTTACAAGCTCGTTGTGAAAAAGAAAATATCAATGAGATTGTTGCCAACAGTGAAGTCGAATTTAATGAACAAAAACGTGATAAAGCTATTGTTGCACTGGGTATAAAGCTCAGTTTATTTGAAGCTGATGTTATTGTGCCTAAGGGAAAAGTTCTTAATTTATCTAACCAGATGTATAAGGTTTTTACTCCTTTTAAACGTGCCTGGTTGACTTATGTTAAGCAACATAGCTTTGATTATTTAGGTAAAATAGCAACTAGTACCGCTAAAGTATCGTCAGCAGATACTCTTTCTGATGCAAGTATATCTTCTGGTTGGCCACTTGTTGGTGACATTGAAAAACATGTACTTCCTACTTTCTTTAATGAAAAAATATCTGATTATCACGATCAAAGAGATATCCCTTCCATTAAGGGCACCTCGGGATTGTCACCTTATTTAGCCGCTGGTGTCATTAGTCCCAGGTATATATTAAGAACTTTAATTAACGCCTACCCAGACATATTAATCGCTTCAGATAGTCAAGAATTTTCATGGTTAAATGAAATCATATGGCGTGAATTTTATAGAAATTTAATGTTTCATGAACAAAGGCTTTCTAAACACCAGTGCTTTAATGAGAAGTACCAAGGCGTTCATTGGCATTATGATAAAGGTTTGTTTGATGCTTGGTGTCAGGGTAAAACAGGATATCCACTAGTAGATGCCGCCATGAGACAACTCAATCAAACGGGTTGGATGCATAATCGACTTCGTATGGTTGTCGCAAGTTTCTTGACTAAGCATCTATTAATCGACTGGCGTCTTGGTGAAAAGTATTTTATGAGTCAGCTAATCGATGGTGATTTAGCCTCTAATAATGGTGGCTGGCAATGGGCAGCAAGTACCGGTTGTGATGCACAGCCATACTTTAGAATTTTCAACCCGATAAGACAAAGTGAACGTTTTGATCCAAAAGGCATTTTCATCCGTAAGTATTTACCAGAGTTGGGAAGTGTTCCAGATAAAAATATTCACTTTCCGCATTTGTTTATAGAAAAAAACAAAAAAAATATTTACTGGCCACCAGTTGTTGACCATAAAGAAGCTAGGTTAAAAGCTCTCGCTTTCTATAAGGTATAA
- a CDS encoding YbgA family protein produces MIHSVDKEDLLIGISACLLGEKVRFDASNKPSTFCIKEFSNHVTYKSFCPEVAIGLPIPRPTIRLIKKDDVIHVSRPDGSGDVTQALQLYGEKVAKATKDLSGYIFCAKSPSCGMERVKVYNPEGHALPSNGIGAFAKVIMEANPLLPCEENGRLNDMVLRENFVARVFAYKHWQNLIATGLTKHKLTTFHSKYKYTVMSHDLIAYKDLGRLLARADMPLADMADEYILGLMTALKIKATRKKHANTLAHIQGYFSQHLKANERQELCDQIDAYREGLVPLVVPLTLIKHYLLQYPKDYLTNQSYLAPYPDALRLRYSY; encoded by the coding sequence ATGATTCATTCAGTCGACAAAGAAGATTTACTTATTGGCATTAGTGCTTGTTTGCTTGGCGAGAAAGTTCGCTTTGATGCAAGTAACAAACCTTCTACTTTTTGTATAAAAGAATTTAGTAATCACGTAACGTATAAATCTTTTTGTCCTGAAGTCGCAATAGGTTTACCTATTCCAAGGCCGACAATTCGTTTAATAAAAAAGGACGATGTCATTCATGTATCTCGTCCTGATGGCAGTGGTGATGTTACACAAGCACTTCAGCTTTACGGTGAAAAAGTCGCCAAAGCGACTAAAGATTTAAGTGGCTATATCTTTTGTGCTAAAAGCCCAAGTTGTGGTATGGAAAGGGTTAAAGTTTATAATCCAGAGGGTCACGCGTTACCTTCTAACGGCATAGGTGCGTTTGCTAAAGTTATTATGGAAGCTAACCCACTACTGCCTTGTGAAGAAAATGGTCGCTTAAACGATATGGTGCTCCGTGAAAACTTTGTCGCTCGTGTATTTGCTTACAAGCATTGGCAAAATCTCATTGCTACAGGGCTAACTAAACACAAATTAACAACATTTCACAGTAAATATAAGTACACAGTAATGAGTCATGATTTAATTGCTTACAAAGATCTAGGTCGATTGTTAGCGAGAGCAGATATGCCGCTTGCTGATATGGCTGACGAATATATTTTAGGGCTAATGACTGCACTAAAAATAAAAGCGACTCGTAAAAAACACGCAAATACTCTTGCCCATATTCAAGGATATTTTTCACAGCATCTAAAAGCTAATGAACGACAAGAGCTGTGTGATCAGATAGATGCTTATCGTGAAGGACTTGTGCCATTAGTTGTTCCTTTAACGTTAATCAAGCATTACCTATTACAATACCCTAAAGATTATTTAACAAATCAATCTTATTTAGCACCTTATCCTGACGCACTAAGGTTAAGATATTCATATTAA
- a CDS encoding ChrR family anti-sigma-E factor produces MIKHHPKFELIQSFVNGDLPASLSAGISIHASMCSTCQQKISLLTDQVAELNFDESTTNTTHSGGDLVSEGILAINFDDMINGITDSDAVDVMQPVETKTISFKDKSYQLPSVLNNMMLGKTAHIGKLARKRVQLDENEIHTNLLHMEPTGSVPQHTHKGFELTLLLEGSFHDEKGEYVKGDFIMLDGEHLHNPISSNGCLCYTVANDAMHFTQGINKLLNPIGSFIY; encoded by the coding sequence ATGATTAAACATCACCCAAAATTTGAGTTAATACAGTCGTTTGTTAATGGTGATTTACCGGCTTCTTTGTCCGCAGGTATCTCCATTCACGCTAGTATGTGTTCAACTTGTCAACAGAAAATATCACTGTTAACTGACCAGGTAGCAGAATTGAATTTTGATGAGTCAACTACAAATACTACTCACAGTGGTGGCGATTTAGTTTCTGAAGGTATTTTAGCGATAAATTTTGATGACATGATTAATGGCATCACAGATTCTGATGCGGTTGATGTTATGCAACCCGTTGAAACAAAAACAATCAGTTTTAAAGATAAGTCTTATCAATTACCTAGCGTATTGAATAATATGATGTTGGGAAAAACAGCACATATAGGTAAACTAGCAAGAAAACGTGTACAGCTTGATGAAAATGAAATTCATACTAATTTGTTGCACATGGAGCCAACCGGCTCTGTTCCTCAACATACCCACAAAGGTTTTGAGTTAACGTTATTATTAGAAGGTTCTTTTCATGATGAAAAGGGTGAATATGTAAAAGGTGACTTTATTATGCTTGATGGTGAGCATCTTCATAATCCAATTTCAAGCAATGGTTGTCTTTGTTATACTGTAGCTAATGACGCTATGCACTTTACACAGGGCATTAATAAATTACTGAATCCAATAGGTTCCTTTATCTATTAA
- a CDS encoding sigma-70 family RNA polymerase sigma factor, producing MQTNLLSTVTNVKSSNMTEKINHPQLCQWLNDVASTRDKKAFTDLFHFFAPKIQRIARGKFPNEAQASEVVQETMSNIWRKAHLFDKDKGAATTWVYTVMRNVTFDMLRKIKGNKEDNLSDDIWPLAESQVSEDESFDDHLENKELLSVIEKLPEAQQQVVKGFYFMEMSQEQLANHLNLPLGTIKSRLRLALAKLKVQLGENHD from the coding sequence ATGCAAACTAACTTGCTAAGCACAGTGACAAATGTTAAATCTAGTAACATGACAGAAAAAATTAATCATCCTCAGCTTTGTCAGTGGCTTAACGACGTTGCAAGCACAAGAGATAAAAAAGCATTCACCGATTTGTTTCATTTTTTTGCACCTAAAATTCAACGAATTGCCCGGGGTAAATTCCCTAATGAAGCACAAGCAAGCGAAGTGGTTCAAGAGACCATGAGTAATATTTGGCGCAAAGCCCATCTATTTGATAAAGACAAAGGAGCTGCTACGACTTGGGTTTATACAGTCATGCGAAATGTAACTTTTGATATGTTACGTAAGATTAAGGGCAATAAAGAAGACAACCTCAGTGATGACATTTGGCCATTAGCAGAAAGCCAAGTAAGTGAAGATGAATCATTTGATGATCATCTTGAAAATAAAGAGCTTTTATCAGTAATTGAGAAATTACCAGAAGCGCAACAGCAAGTTGTTAAAGGTTTCTATTTTATGGAAATGTCTCAAGAACAACTAGCGAACCATCTAAATCTACCTCTAGGTACTATAAAATCTCGTTTGCGTTTAGCTTTAGCAAAACTCAAAGTGCAGTTAGGAGAAAATCATGATTAA
- a CDS encoding LON peptidase substrate-binding domain-containing protein yields MKITTINLPVFPLPIFLLPEGITKLRIFEARYLKMVGIASKNGGFVIWSKNSNNDITNSLWGSWVEIINFDQGNDGILEIDVKCKSLVEINTLTLDSDKLYFGDVKQIHHWSQSSVDTSLSELSESLANVFTNNPDLDDLYQQKEITRPTWVIARWLELLPIDLDIKATFIIDHDFQAAKELVQSVIDK; encoded by the coding sequence ATGAAAATAACTACAATCAATTTACCTGTTTTTCCTTTGCCTATATTCCTTCTACCTGAGGGAATCACCAAATTAAGAATATTTGAAGCCCGCTATTTAAAAATGGTGGGTATTGCTTCTAAAAATGGTGGCTTCGTTATATGGTCAAAGAATAGCAATAATGATATTACCAATTCACTGTGGGGAAGTTGGGTCGAAATTATTAATTTTGATCAAGGAAATGACGGAATATTAGAAATTGATGTCAAATGTAAATCATTAGTAGAAATTAATACGTTAACCTTAGATAGCGATAAATTGTATTTTGGTGATGTAAAGCAAATTCATCATTGGTCACAATCTTCAGTCGATACTTCACTCTCTGAGTTGTCAGAGTCTTTAGCAAACGTGTTCACGAACAATCCGGACTTAGATGATTTATATCAGCAAAAAGAAATCACTCGTCCAACTTGGGTTATTGCAAGATGGCTAGAGCTGCTACCAATAGATTTAGACATTAAAGCTACATTTATTATTGACCATGATTTTCAAGCGGCAAAAGAATTGGTTCAATCTGTTATAGATAAATAA
- a CDS encoding TIGR01777 family oxidoreductase has product MNYLITGGTGLIGQALIKSINTETNKITVLTRNIKSASSVINKKVQFIDKLLLTNIESTDIVINLAGEPIADKRWSQEQKDRICQSRWDITEEIAQLISIAEKPPSLLISGSAIGIYGRQNSQAIDETFKDFHQEFTHEVCAKWEEKALLACSAKTRVALLRTGIVLDKSSGALAKMLLPFKLGVGGKISKGDQIMSWVHIDDMVSAILHIIDNDNLSGPINMTSPNAVTNEVFSKALSKSLHRPSLFTTPAPLLKLIFGEMAELLLYGQNVVPQKLLNSGFVFKHNKIEAALTDLLQ; this is encoded by the coding sequence ATGAATTATCTTATTACCGGTGGAACTGGCCTCATTGGCCAAGCATTGATTAAATCTATAAATACCGAAACAAACAAGATTACGGTGTTAACTCGAAATATAAAATCAGCAAGTTCAGTCATAAATAAAAAAGTCCAGTTTATTGATAAACTCTTACTTACCAACATAGAAAGTACTGATATTGTTATTAATTTAGCCGGCGAGCCTATTGCTGATAAGCGTTGGTCACAAGAGCAAAAAGATAGAATTTGTCAAAGCAGATGGGATATTACTGAAGAAATAGCACAGTTAATTTCTATTGCAGAAAAACCACCAAGTTTGCTTATTTCTGGCAGTGCAATTGGTATATATGGTCGACAAAACAGTCAAGCCATTGATGAAACCTTTAAAGATTTTCATCAAGAATTTACTCATGAAGTCTGTGCAAAGTGGGAAGAAAAAGCCTTACTTGCTTGTTCAGCAAAGACTAGGGTTGCTCTATTACGTACCGGGATAGTATTAGATAAGAGTTCTGGAGCCTTAGCTAAAATGTTATTACCGTTCAAATTAGGTGTTGGCGGGAAGATAAGTAAGGGCGATCAAATTATGTCTTGGGTGCACATTGACGATATGGTCTCTGCAATATTACATATAATTGATAATGACAACTTGTCAGGACCAATAAACATGACATCTCCTAATGCGGTAACCAATGAAGTATTTTCAAAAGCTTTATCAAAATCACTTCATCGTCCTAGCCTTTTCACTACGCCAGCCCCACTACTTAAACTTATTTTTGGTGAAATGGCAGAGTTGTTGCTGTATGGACAAAATGTGGTACCACAAAAACTATTAAATAGCGGTTTCGTTTTTAAACATAATAAAATTGAAGCCGCTTTAACTGACCTACTACAATAA
- a CDS encoding DUF3833 domain-containing protein, translating to MNKYIRTLAFITTSLFISSCSVELEEYKPVAKPFDIKSYFDGKVIAWGIVQDYTNEVKRRFCVEIEGSWQENQGILAEKFYFDDGEISYRNWQLTKLSDGSYVGGAEDVVGEAIGKHQGFAFQFQYTLSLNLDGDIMEVAMDDWMYQLDENKVFNKTAMSKFGVQVAEITLFFDKETTNQSCQSN from the coding sequence ATGAATAAATATATAAGAACTCTAGCTTTTATTACCACAAGCTTATTTATTTCTAGCTGTTCGGTAGAGTTAGAGGAATACAAACCAGTAGCTAAGCCATTTGATATAAAATCTTACTTTGATGGTAAGGTTATTGCTTGGGGAATAGTTCAAGATTATACCAATGAAGTTAAAAGACGTTTTTGTGTCGAAATTGAAGGAAGTTGGCAAGAAAATCAGGGGATACTTGCAGAAAAATTTTACTTTGATGACGGTGAAATAAGCTATCGTAATTGGCAATTGACTAAACTATCTGATGGAAGTTATGTTGGCGGTGCAGAAGATGTTGTCGGTGAGGCTATTGGCAAGCATCAAGGTTTTGCTTTTCAGTTTCAATATACATTATCGTTAAACCTTGATGGTGACATAATGGAAGTTGCTATGGATGATTGGATGTATCAGTTAGATGAAAATAAGGTCTTTAACAAAACTGCTATGTCTAAATTTGGTGTTCAGGTTGCTGAAATAACATTGTTTTTTGATAAGGAAACAACAAACCAAAGCTGTCAGTCTAATTAA
- a CDS encoding chalcone isomerase family protein, whose product MLKFYARLIVITMLQQFITVQVLATDDIKPDTLNNILTEQVYIPVGQTTFSVLFWDLYKSKLLTTSGKYPIELTDEKLLYQINYLTDISSKDLIERTVEQWQHLGVPRKNFERYVPMLEKIWPDIKEGDSLSLYVSNNKSTFYFNNDLIGEIEQQEFSQLFLDIWLSKNTSEPKLRLELLGINKDE is encoded by the coding sequence ATGCTTAAATTTTATGCTCGATTGATCGTTATCACCATGTTACAACAATTTATTACCGTTCAAGTGTTAGCAACTGATGATATCAAGCCAGACACATTAAATAATATTCTTACAGAGCAGGTTTATATACCTGTTGGTCAAACAACTTTTTCTGTGCTTTTTTGGGACTTGTACAAAAGTAAATTACTGACAACTTCTGGAAAATATCCTATTGAGTTAACGGATGAAAAATTGTTATACCAGATTAACTATTTGACTGACATTTCAAGTAAAGACTTAATTGAACGAACAGTCGAACAATGGCAGCATTTAGGTGTGCCAAGAAAAAACTTTGAACGCTATGTACCTATGCTTGAAAAAATATGGCCTGATATTAAAGAGGGCGATAGTTTGTCTTTATATGTCAGTAATAATAAGAGTACTTTTTATTTTAATAACGATCTTATTGGTGAAATTGAACAGCAAGAATTTAGTCAACTTTTTCTCGATATATGGTTATCAAAAAATACCAGTGAACCTAAGCTTAGGCTTGAATTATTAGGAATTAACAAAGATGAATAA
- a CDS encoding DUF2878 domain-containing protein, with product MLINLIGFNVSWFGLVYWGNNFIPFAFMLLLAHLFFQSKNYKELLLILLVSVIGIGVDSLLQQLNIFIFIEKAHIPFWLMMLWASFAATICHSLQFLASSKVLQLVIGGLISPLSYIAGYKLSAVDFGYSMLTTYTLLALVWGTLFILFFYLKSKIITQEVNHA from the coding sequence ATGTTGATTAATTTAATTGGTTTTAATGTTTCATGGTTTGGCTTGGTTTATTGGGGAAATAATTTTATTCCATTCGCCTTTATGCTTCTACTTGCCCACTTGTTTTTTCAATCTAAGAATTATAAAGAATTGTTGTTAATCTTGTTGGTCAGCGTCATTGGTATTGGTGTTGACTCATTATTACAGCAGCTCAATATTTTCATTTTTATTGAAAAAGCTCATATTCCTTTTTGGCTGATGATGTTGTGGGCTAGTTTTGCCGCCACCATTTGTCATAGCTTACAATTTTTGGCTTCTTCTAAGGTCCTGCAATTAGTGATAGGAGGATTAATATCACCATTAAGTTATATTGCTGGTTATAAATTATCAGCGGTTGATTTTGGTTATTCTATGCTTACAACTTATACCCTTTTAGCGTTGGTATGGGGGACATTGTTTATTTTGTTTTTTTATTTGAAATCAAAAATTATTACCCAAGAGGTAAATCATGCTTAA
- a CDS encoding cupin domain-containing protein — translation MLKTPINLLNKFTHFSDQWSPRVVAQMNDYQFKLAKIQNEFTWHSHPDTDEVFLVIEGAMSIEFRDGKVDLLAGEMYVVPKGVEHKPHAKDECKIMLIEPSGVVNTGDSPGELTAQNDLWV, via the coding sequence ATGTTAAAAACACCGATAAATTTATTGAATAAGTTCACTCATTTTTCTGATCAATGGTCACCAAGAGTGGTTGCCCAAATGAATGACTATCAATTTAAATTGGCTAAAATTCAAAATGAATTTACTTGGCACTCGCATCCAGACACCGACGAAGTTTTCCTTGTTATAGAAGGTGCTATGAGTATTGAGTTTAGGGATGGCAAAGTGGACCTTCTTGCGGGTGAAATGTATGTTGTGCCAAAAGGCGTTGAACATAAACCTCATGCAAAAGATGAATGTAAAATAATGCTTATAGAACCTTCTGGTGTCGTTAATACCGGAGATTCACCAGGAGAGCTTACCGCTCAGAATGATCTTTGGGTATAA
- a CDS encoding PhzF family phenazine biosynthesis protein, whose protein sequence is MELQINVIDAFTDETFKGNPAAVIITSDWLTTELMQSIAIENNLSETAFVKRINNQAYEIRWFSPITEIDFCGHATLAASFVIFAKDNTIKEINFFAKAVGDLSVTKTPDGLIQMCFPNKEPTVVNEIPAALLNGLSINPIDVLLNDQAYFVIYKNESDVLAVIANSDELKQLAPYDVVVTSTSTEFDFVSRYFWPANGGDEDPVTGSIHTGLTPYWSKKLNKTDLTAYQASKRGGKLMCRIEGDKVYISGKAVKYLTGTITV, encoded by the coding sequence ATGGAACTACAGATAAATGTTATAGATGCATTCACTGATGAGACGTTTAAAGGCAACCCCGCGGCTGTCATTATAACCTCAGACTGGCTGACTACAGAGCTTATGCAGTCTATTGCTATCGAAAATAACCTTTCAGAAACTGCCTTTGTTAAACGAATTAATAATCAAGCGTATGAAATACGGTGGTTTTCACCGATAACCGAAATTGATTTCTGTGGGCATGCCACGCTAGCGGCTTCATTTGTTATTTTTGCTAAAGATAACACAATTAAAGAAATTAACTTTTTCGCAAAGGCCGTGGGTGATCTGTCAGTTACAAAAACCCCCGATGGCCTTATACAAATGTGTTTCCCTAATAAAGAGCCTACAGTCGTAAATGAAATTCCTGCGGCGTTATTAAATGGTTTGTCGATTAATCCCATCGACGTTTTATTAAATGACCAAGCGTATTTTGTTATTTACAAAAATGAAAGTGATGTGCTCGCTGTTATCGCCAATAGTGACGAATTAAAGCAGCTTGCTCCTTATGATGTAGTGGTGACATCAACATCAACAGAGTTTGATTTTGTCTCTCGTTACTTCTGGCCTGCAAATGGTGGTGATGAAGACCCAGTAACGGGCTCAATTCATACTGGATTAACGCCTTATTGGTCTAAAAAGTTAAACAAAACCGACCTCACCGCTTACCAAGCTTCTAAGCGAGGAGGAAAACTGATGTGCCGCATAGAAGGAGATAAAGTTTATATCTCTGGTAAAGCGGTGAAATACTTAACGGGAACAATTACAGTGTAG